A genomic segment from Rickettsia endosymbiont of Lasioglossum villosulum encodes:
- the rsfS gene encoding ribosome silencing factor, with amino-acid sequence MKKESEELKLFILECLNEKKAEDIDVIDLSGKNKITDYIIFANGRSTKNVGAIAEYVALELKNKAGISTNIEGLGKSEWVLIDAGTILVNIFYPEARTHFKLEEIWKK; translated from the coding sequence ATGAAAAAAGAAAGCGAAGAACTAAAATTATTTATTTTAGAATGTCTAAATGAAAAGAAAGCAGAAGATATCGATGTAATTGACTTGAGTGGTAAAAATAAGATAACTGATTATATTATATTTGCTAACGGCAGGTCAACTAAGAATGTTGGAGCAATAGCTGAATATGTGGCATTAGAGTTAAAAAATAAAGCCGGTATAAGCACTAATATAGAGGGGCTTGGTAAATCAGAGTGGGTACTAATAGATGCAGGTACTATTTTGGTTAATATCTTTTACCCTGAAGCAAGAACACATTTTAAACTTGAAGAAATTTGGAAAAAATAA
- a CDS encoding OmpW family outer membrane protein: MIRMSKRLGVILFVSCISINSFAKSMEADVNAVPEYNYDDIPYYENEGSLLVKMRLNGVFAHAKQKNLPAPTVPQPLPIGEFVKNGYGGDISTTIFFNNYFATELSLGFNVLRTKNSVLSNVSYNYGVGATPGKSKPLYMIPATITGQFHMAPFGGIRPYVGLGYHGSYMITQSSGIKIRNGNGFVGQIGLDFYAKDDTVINLDIKQYYLNPKIVYKPSLVGNKNVTSRTKLNPLVVSIGIGFSF, from the coding sequence ATGATAAGAATGTCTAAAAGGTTAGGAGTAATTTTGTTTGTATCATGCATAAGCATTAATAGCTTTGCTAAAAGCATGGAAGCTGATGTAAATGCTGTACCGGAATATAATTATGATGATATTCCATATTATGAAAATGAAGGAAGTTTACTCGTTAAAATGCGTCTAAACGGAGTTTTTGCACATGCTAAGCAAAAAAACTTACCCGCTCCTACAGTTCCTCAGCCTCTTCCAATAGGTGAGTTTGTAAAAAATGGTTATGGTGGTGATATATCTACTACTATATTCTTCAACAATTATTTTGCTACTGAATTATCTTTAGGTTTTAATGTTTTACGTACTAAAAATTCAGTGCTTAGTAATGTATCCTATAACTATGGCGTTGGAGCAACACCTGGTAAAAGCAAGCCTCTTTACATGATCCCAGCAACAATTACAGGACAATTTCATATGGCACCTTTCGGTGGCATTAGACCTTATGTAGGGCTAGGTTATCATGGTTCATATATGATCACTCAATCTAGCGGTATTAAGATAAGAAACGGAAATGGTTTTGTAGGACAAATAGGTCTGGATTTCTATGCTAAAGATGACACAGTAATAAATTTAGACATAAAACAATATTATTTAAATCCTAAAATTGTATATAAGCCAAGTTTAGTAGGAAATAAAAATGTTACCTCTAGAACTAAGCTTAATCCTTTAGTAGTTTCTATAGGTATAGGATTTAGTTTTTAG
- a CDS encoding DMT family transporter, translated as MNDALKTYSIGIGWFLLSLVSSSANDVMSKYLGTRLHSFEVAFFRFFFSSIVLLPFVAYYGKNTLKTSRPFVHILRGLLLFFGMTSWTYCLSIAPVTTATVISFSIPLFTLILAVFFLNENIIWQRWVVTIVGFVGLVITLKPHAEDFNPEMLYFVLAAISFAMLDIINKKFVVKESMISMLFYSAIVTAVVSIPAAANYWLTPTLFELALLFILGSSGSLILFLLLKAFSMVDATATAPYRYLELVISAIAAYFIFNEFPDKSTLHGAVIIIPATLFIIYSEKKAMSKKI; from the coding sequence ATGAATGATGCATTAAAAACATATTCAATAGGTATAGGTTGGTTCTTACTTAGTTTAGTAAGTAGTAGTGCTAACGATGTAATGTCTAAATATTTAGGAACTAGATTGCACAGTTTTGAAGTAGCTTTTTTCCGTTTTTTCTTCAGTAGCATAGTTTTATTACCTTTCGTTGCTTATTATGGTAAAAATACCTTAAAAACAAGTCGTCCTTTTGTTCATATTTTAAGGGGATTATTATTATTTTTTGGTATGACTTCGTGGACTTACTGCTTAAGTATTGCACCTGTTACTACTGCGACTGTTATAAGTTTTTCTATCCCCCTATTTACTTTAATACTTGCCGTATTTTTTCTTAATGAAAATATCATTTGGCAAAGATGGGTAGTGACAATAGTAGGATTCGTTGGGTTAGTAATTACGCTTAAACCTCATGCCGAGGATTTTAACCCCGAAATGCTCTATTTTGTTTTAGCAGCTATTTCATTTGCTATGCTTGATATTATAAACAAAAAATTTGTGGTAAAAGAGTCAATGATTAGTATGCTATTTTACTCAGCAATAGTAACTGCTGTGGTATCGATACCTGCTGCAGCTAACTACTGGCTTACTCCAACTCTTTTTGAATTAGCGTTGTTATTTATCTTAGGCAGTAGCGGGAGTTTAATATTATTTTTGCTACTTAAAGCTTTTTCTATGGTAGATGCTACCGCTACCGCTCCTTATAGATATTTAGAGCTTGTGATTTCGGCAATAGCAGCATATTTCATATTTAACGAGTTTCCAGACAAAAGTACATTGCACGGGGCAGTAATCATAATTCCAGCAACTTTATTTATAATATATTCTGAAAAAAAAGCCATGAGCAAAAAAATATGA
- a CDS encoding MFS transporter — protein sequence MNRKKIVFSSGIANTFEWYDYVLFGYFAPIIGTKFFPNDDANTSLLQAFLVFAIGYLARPLGGIFFGVIGDKFGRKAALTGALFCMSAPTVLIGILPTYHTIGITATISMIVVRILQGLSMGGALTGSISFVIEHTYPKHRGFTGSISMSSICAGLLLGSFVSYIVKNILNAEQFDSFGWRIPFLLGFFILFAAFYIKNHTHETPNFKNLKEQKKIQNSPLKKVITKHWFDILISIFINAPGSIIFYLHAIYLVSFLKISRNFIENEVNSLASVCYVIMIAITLLSGYLSDVIGRRKIFVINLVVIIIATPFLLNNFETGNFTGVIISQFILAVLAASYIGPEPALQAEFYPTEIRNTALSLSYNTATTIFGGTTPLVFEYLVQKTGQVTSAVYYIILSCILALIALFFYKNRT from the coding sequence ATGAATCGAAAAAAAATAGTATTTTCAAGCGGCATAGCCAACACTTTTGAATGGTATGATTATGTACTATTCGGTTACTTTGCACCGATAATCGGAACTAAGTTTTTCCCAAATGATGATGCTAATACTTCTTTATTGCAGGCTTTTTTAGTCTTTGCTATAGGGTATTTGGCAAGACCACTTGGAGGCATATTTTTCGGTGTTATTGGTGACAAATTTGGCAGAAAAGCAGCCTTAACTGGTGCTTTATTCTGCATGTCTGCCCCAACTGTATTAATTGGAATATTACCGACCTACCATACTATCGGTATCACTGCCACTATTTCAATGATTGTTGTTAGAATCTTACAAGGGCTGTCAATGGGCGGAGCTTTAACTGGTTCTATCTCGTTTGTTATTGAGCATACTTATCCAAAGCATCGAGGTTTTACTGGCAGTATTTCAATGTCTAGCATATGTGCTGGTTTACTGCTTGGTTCTTTTGTTTCTTATATCGTCAAGAATATCTTAAACGCTGAACAGTTTGATAGTTTCGGCTGGAGGATACCTTTTTTACTTGGTTTCTTTATTCTTTTTGCAGCTTTTTATATTAAGAACCATACGCATGAAACGCCAAATTTTAAAAATTTAAAAGAACAGAAAAAGATACAGAATTCGCCGCTAAAAAAAGTTATTACTAAGCATTGGTTTGATATATTAATTTCGATTTTTATCAATGCTCCAGGTTCGATAATATTCTATTTGCATGCAATTTATTTAGTGTCATTTTTAAAAATCAGTCGTAACTTTATTGAAAATGAAGTAAACAGCCTAGCAAGCGTATGTTATGTAATTATGATAGCTATAACATTACTTAGCGGTTATTTATCCGATGTTATAGGTCGCAGGAAAATTTTTGTAATTAACCTTGTAGTGATTATTATAGCAACTCCATTTTTACTTAATAATTTTGAAACAGGTAATTTCACCGGCGTAATTATTTCACAATTTATACTCGCAGTGCTTGCTGCTAGCTATATTGGTCCTGAGCCAGCTTTGCAGGCAGAATTTTATCCTACCGAAATACGTAACACTGCACTCTCGCTTTCATATAACACCGCTACAACTATATTTGGTGGCACTACTCCACTTGTTTTTGAGTATCTAGTACAAAAAACAGGTCAAGTTACTTCTGCAGTTTATTATATCATCTTAAGCTGCATTCTTGCATTGATAGCATTATTCTTTTACAAAAACCGTACATAA
- a CDS encoding BolA/IbaG family iron-sulfur metabolism protein → MAISAEELEKILKKSFPNGVIKITDLVGDQDHYALELSDIQFKGLTLINQHKLVKNALSEVLNKKLHAITIKTIAI, encoded by the coding sequence ATGGCAATATCTGCAGAAGAATTAGAAAAAATACTTAAAAAATCTTTTCCAAATGGTGTAATTAAAATTACCGATTTAGTAGGTGATCAAGACCATTATGCATTAGAATTATCAGATATACAGTTTAAAGGACTTACTTTAATTAATCAACATAAACTAGTAAAAAATGCTCTATCTGAGGTATTAAATAAAAAACTCCATGCAATTACGATAAAAACCATTGCAATTTAA
- a CDS encoding NAD(P)(+) transhydrogenase (Re/Si-specific) subunit beta produces MSLQIIQLLYLIAAICFILSLKFLSSQKQARLGSTIGILGMTIAVGVTFFLPDFAHKLPIIATILVGGIIGGVIALKISMTAMPQLVAGFHSFVGLAAVFVSYATVLAPENFAIGIAGSLPISSLIEISLGVSIGALTFSGSIIAFLKLQGLMKSSPLKFYGQQYVCLVTTILLVALIVLFIRSENIFLFNLIILLSLLIGVLLIIPVGGADMPVIVSMLNSYSGFAAAGIGFTLSNSLLIITGALVGSSGAILSYIMCKAMNRSLIKVIFGAFLPAPSGASKNINDDKVAKASCPEDAANLLRNASSVIIVPGYGMAVAQSQHIIKEMVDILEGLDINVRFAVHPVAGRMPGHMNVLLAEANIDYEKVLELEEINRDFATTDIVLVIGANDVTNPAAKNDPDSPIYGMPVLDVEKARSVLFIKRSMASGYAGIENELFYHDNTFMLFGDAKKVVEEIVKFLNED; encoded by the coding sequence ATGTCCTTACAGATTATCCAATTATTATATCTCATAGCTGCTATTTGCTTTATTCTATCGCTCAAGTTTTTGTCATCACAGAAACAAGCACGTTTAGGCAGTACTATAGGTATTTTGGGGATGACAATAGCAGTCGGTGTTACTTTCTTTCTGCCTGATTTTGCCCATAAATTACCTATTATAGCTACTATATTAGTTGGGGGCATAATAGGCGGGGTAATTGCTCTTAAAATTTCTATGACGGCAATGCCGCAATTAGTTGCAGGCTTTCACTCTTTTGTTGGTCTTGCTGCGGTATTTGTATCTTATGCTACTGTACTTGCTCCTGAAAATTTTGCTATAGGTATTGCAGGAAGCTTGCCTATCAGTTCTTTGATAGAGATATCACTAGGTGTATCTATAGGTGCTTTAACTTTTAGCGGTTCAATTATTGCTTTTTTAAAGCTACAAGGCTTAATGAAAAGCAGCCCATTAAAATTTTATGGTCAGCAATATGTATGTTTAGTGACTACAATATTATTAGTCGCATTAATAGTGTTGTTTATTCGCTCAGAAAATATATTTCTATTTAACCTAATAATATTACTATCTTTGCTAATTGGGGTATTGCTTATAATACCGGTAGGCGGTGCTGATATGCCGGTGATAGTATCGATGTTAAATTCCTATTCAGGTTTTGCAGCTGCCGGTATAGGTTTTACCCTTAGTAATAGTTTGTTGATTATTACTGGAGCTTTAGTTGGTAGTAGCGGTGCTATACTTAGCTATATAATGTGTAAGGCAATGAATCGCTCCTTAATCAAAGTTATTTTTGGTGCATTTTTACCAGCTCCTAGTGGTGCTAGTAAAAATATAAATGATGATAAGGTAGCAAAAGCAAGCTGCCCTGAAGATGCAGCAAATTTATTGCGTAATGCATCATCTGTTATAATTGTTCCTGGTTATGGTATGGCAGTAGCTCAGTCTCAGCATATTATAAAAGAAATGGTTGATATATTAGAAGGGTTAGACATTAACGTACGTTTTGCTGTACATCCTGTAGCAGGTAGAATGCCAGGGCATATGAATGTGCTACTTGCTGAAGCTAATATTGATTATGAGAAAGTTTTAGAGCTTGAAGAGATTAATAGAGATTTTGCTACTACCGATATAGTTTTAGTTATTGGAGCAAACGACGTAACTAATCCAGCTGCTAAAAATGATCCAGATAGCCCGATTTATGGTATGCCTGTTTTAGATGTCGAAAAAGCTCGTAGCGTTTTGTTTATTAAACGTTCTATGGCTTCAGGATATGCTGGTATAGAAAATGAGTTATTTTATCACGACAATACCTTTATGTTATTTGGTGATGCTAAGAAAGTAGTTGAAGAAATTGTCAAGTTTCTAAATGAAGACTAG